TTCCGAAAGCGACTTTTTCCGGGATAACCGCAAACTCGGGCTCGATATCCGCCACTACGTTAATATTGACGCGCGGCTCATCAGGGTCATTGGAAAAAACGGTGAGCGTCTTTCTCACGTGAAAGTCCGCAATGCGCCTGGGGTCGATCATGACCTCGACGGCGCCCTCGCCGCCCGGCGCCACCACGCGGCCGGACTCCGGAACACGGCCCTGCGTACACCCGCAGGTGGTCCGTACATCGCCCAGCCGGAGAGGCGCTCTTCCACGATTATAAACTTTGAACCGAGTCTCGAATATGCCCGAGTTCGGGATGGCGCCCACGTGAAGCTCGGGCGTCTCCAACTCGATATCGGCGACGAGCGAGGGGTCCGCGCCCACCGGCGGCAGCGACCCCGACGCCGGCTCATTCCGCGCCGTTCCCGGCGCGGGATTCTGCCACGCCGCGTAGAGCACGAATGCCCCGGCCAGCGCCAGTACAATCACCAAGACAAGACCGCCATGCAACCGCATATCTCGCTCATCCGGCTTTCAGTTTTACGCCAAAGCGCCGTTCCGCTTCCGCCAGTTGCCGGACCAGGTTTTCGTATACCGCATCGCTCACTGCCATGTCGAGTTCCATGCCCATCAGCAGAGCGCCGACCACGGGCTCAAACACCGGCACAACCGCTTCGGCGTCCGGGCACTCCCGGTGAATTACCGTGCGCATGGCGTCCGCGAGCACGGGGCTGTCGCCCTTGAACACACTGCCCGCCATCACGACTCTGAAGGTATCGCCGGCCATGGCGAGCTTGCGGGCGCACGCGTTCACCATCTCGCCCAAGTACCGTCCGCCCCATTCGAGGATGGTGCAGGCCGCCGCGTCGCCCAGCCGGGCCGCGTCAAAGACAAGCTTGGCCATGGGCTGTAGGTCGTCGTAAGACAACTCGCGCCTGTATAGCTTGTGAAACAGCTCCTCGACATCGGAACAACCGGAACGCTGGACGAAGAGGTCCGTCAACAGGGTCGGCGGCGTGATGCCGTCGCGGGCGCGCCAGACGGCTTGTATGCCCTCGACGCCGATGCTGGACCCGCTGACCTTGTCGCCAAACTCTTCGCCGAGGCCGCCCACGCGCGCGTCGCGCCCTTCCCGGTTGATGCCGGCGCAGACACAGCCCGTGCCGCAGGCGATGACGATGCCGTAAGGCTCGCGAAGACCGCCGCGCAGCCCGGCCATGCTATCGTTGCGGAACACGCGGGGCCGGTCTCCGAAAATGGGCGTAAAGATCTCCCGCTCGAGCATGACATAATCTTCGGGCAGGTCGGCGCCGGCTATCCCCATGCCGATGCCGCTGATATCGTCAAGCCGGAGCGACGCCGCAGCCAGCGCCTCATCGATAGCCCGCCGGTTCTCCGCGGCTGCCGCTTCGACGCCACGGACTTCATAGTTGCCCGCGCCGGCCCGGCCAAATCCAAGCGCCCGGCCTGTATCATCGCCAACCAGGCAAAACGTTTTCGTGCCGCCTGCGTCCAGACCCAGGTAGTATCGCATGGCTTCAATAACCGCTTTGCGTTTGTTCATGGGAAAAACGCGCGCGGGAACAGGGTCCCGCGCGCGT
The sequence above is drawn from the Candidatus Hydrogenedentota bacterium genome and encodes:
- a CDS encoding ATPase — its product is MNKRKAVIEAMRYYLGLDAGGTKTFCLVGDDTGRALGFGRAGAGNYEVRGVEAAAAENRRAIDEALAAASLRLDDISGIGMGIAGADLPEDYVMLEREIFTPIFGDRPRVFRNDSMAGLRGGLREPYGIVIACGTGCVCAGINREGRDARVGGLGEEFGDKVSGSSIGVEGIQAVWRARDGITPPTLLTDLFVQRSGCSDVEELFHKLYRRELSYDDLQPMAKLVFDAARLGDAAACTILEWGGRYLGEMVNACARKLAMAGDTFRVVMAGSVFKGDSPVLADAMRTVIHRECPDAEAVVPVFEPVVGALLMGMELDMAVSDAVYENLVRQLAEAERRFGVKLKAG